The Candidatus Poribacteria bacterium genomic interval CGACTTCGGGCAGCAAGTACCGTCGGACACGCGCCGCGAAAGCGATCTCACGTGGGGAGCCGTCCGGCACGCCCGCGAACCGAGGCATCACGGCGGCAAGCGCCTTTGCGACGGCGTCGAGTTCGCCCTGGGCTCCGGGTCCCACGAACAGCGACCCGGCAGCGAACGCGTCGTTCGGCATCGCGCGCCATGCGGACGTGCCCAACGCCGGGAGATCGCCATCGCCGACGCGGACTCGCACATCATCGCGTCCCACGGACGCGGACAGTACCGCCTGCGGCGCCTGCGATCCGCCGAAGAGCGCCGAGAGGAACCCGACCAAGCCCAGTGACGACGACGCAATCGAGGCTGCGTCGCGTCCGCCGTCTCCGATGCCAAGGGCTCCCAACAGATCCGTACGTGCCGCTGCCGTCTGCTCCCTGGCGGCGAGCACGACGACATCGGCTGTGCTGTCAACGCTCGGTACTCTCGACGACGGCGTGCGACCGCGAAGCGCGTCGATAGCGCGCGGGACACCATCTGCCGCCGTGCTATACACCAGCAGATCGTCCACGAACGCGAAGGATCGACCCGGGGATGCGAAGTAGGAAACTCCGTCATGCGTCAGGCTGGCAGGTCCGCCGCGAGACAGTCTCGATTGCGCCCGAGACGCGTCGCTGACCCGGATGACGGCGGTGAACGAGCCATCGCGCTCAAGGGCGAAGGCGATCCCCTGCGACGTGTCGAACCCCAGAGATTTCAGTTCTTCGTCGCTGGTGAAGCCAGCCTCGACGCGGCGAGCGAGGGCGCGCGCCAGCACTTCCTTGGGCGGGGCTGCCGCGTTGGTGAGAGATGCAGCCAGTCTGTCCAGATCGTCGCTGAGTTCGCGCAGGTCACGAATCCACACGACCGTGGACGTGCCCTGCGGCACGGCTCTCAGCAGCGCGGCTGCGTCGCCGCGAGCGTAGGGCGCCAGCGCGGACAACGAGATGAGGCATGCGGTCAGGAGCCGGAGATGCAGACTCATGGGCTCGACTCATACGTTGCGGGCAGCCCGTCGGCGCGAGGGCGTCTTGCCGACGATGCTGACCACGCGCTCGTTGCGACGGAGGTACGTCTGCGCCGCGCGCTGGACGTCGTCGGGCGTCACGGCGTAAACGCGCCCGGTGAACCCCTCGATGAAGTTATACCCGAGCCCGTATAGCTCATCCAAGCCGCGCCGGTAGGCTCGCTCCTCGTTGGTCTGTAGATGGACGAAGAAGTCGGCGAGGCACATGCGCCTGACGCGCTCGAACTCCTCGTCGGACAGCCCGTTGCGCCGCAGGTCTTCGACGGTCTCATCCAGTGCCGCCACCACTCTGGGCAACTGCTCATCCGTGGTCGCCGCGTAGATGTGGAGCATACCGGTGTCGATGCCAGCCTGGTGCTCGGCGCTCACCTCGTACACGAGCTGGCTCCCTCGGAGCTCCTTGTAGAGCCTGCCGCCCGGGTAGTTGAGCCCTGCCAGAGCCGCTTGCAGCACATGAAGCGCGTCGGCGTCCGGGTGCAGGAACGCAACACCGGGGTAGCCTACGCACAGGATCGTCTGTGCCATGTCGCGCCGCTCGAAGAGCCGGATCTCGCGCGACCGGCGCGGCATCAGCGTCCGTGCATCCGGCATGGGACCGGATTGCCAGCGCCCAAACAGGCGTTCCAGTTGGGAGAGCACATCGTCCGTATCGACGTCGCCAACGACCGAAACAACGCCGTTGTTCGGTTGGACGAACCGGCTGTGGAACCGTCGGCAGTCGTCGGCAGTCAGCGACTGGATGCTCTCCGGGGAGCCCTCCGGCACGTGACGGTACGGATGGTGCGCGAAGAACTCCGCGATCAGACGTCGGTACGCCACGTCGAACGCGTCCTCGGACGCTGAACGGATGATCGCCAACGTTTCGCGCTTGAGGGCTTCGATCTCCCGCTCGTCGAACGTCGGTTCGCGAGCGACATCGGCGAGGATCGTCATGCCGTCTGGCAGGTCGCGGCTCAGCAGGCTCATCCCGAAGCCAACGCTTTGGTTGCCGGAGACCGCTTCGAGGATGCCGCCTCGGCTCTCCACAGCGCGAGCGATGGCGGCGAGCGCGCGGGTGCGAGTGCCCCGCAGCGCTCCGTGGGCGGTCAGCCGCGACACGCCATTGGTCAGCGATGTCTCGCGGTATACGCCGCCGGCGAAGAACGCCCCGACGAACGCGATGGGTCGAGATCGGTCCTCCTGCACGACAATCCGCAGCCCGTTGTCGAGCCGATGGAGCGATGCTTTCGCGATCCCATTGGCTGGACGAACCCTGGGCGCTCGAGGTCGCGAGGTCGTTTTGGGGACCAACGCCACGTACGTGCGCGACTCGTCGCGGAGCGAGGCGACGGCGCAGCGGACCTCGTCGGCGGTGACAGCGCGCACACGGTCCAGGAAGCGTTCGTTGTAGTGTGCGTCGCCCGTCAGCAGTTCGTGATAACCGAGCGTGGCGGCTTCGTCTTCGATGGTCTCCGACCGAAAGAGCGCTTCCGCCTCAGCGATGGCGCGTGCTGTCTCGAGCGCCGCCTGGTTGATGCCGTCTCTGGATAGCCGTTCCATCGATTCGAGGACGCCGTCGAGGACCGTATCCATCTGGGACGGGTCGGCAGAGAACGAGACCCCTAGCAGCGAATCGCTGGACGGCTGCATTTCCGTCCAGGCGTTGACGCTGTGCGCGGCTTCGCGCGATTCCTTGAGCTCTTGGTAGAGCATCGAGCTCTCGGATCCGCCGAGCGCCAGGGCTGCGAGGAAAAGCGCGGCGGAGCTCTGGTGACCGAACGGTTGGGCGCGATACCCAATGATTCCGTAGCCCAGTTCGACGGGTCCCTCTCGCACGTCCTCCCGAGCGCCGACCTGTGCGGGCTCGGTCGGGATCGCCGGGGGCAGCCATGCCGCCGGTTCCATCCGACCCCACAGCGAACCGAGTCGCCTCTGCGTCCTGGCGATGTCGAGGTCGCCAACGACCGAGACGACGATGTTCTGAGGGACGTACGTCCGTCGATGGTATTCGGCGAGATCGTCCCGCGTGAGGGTCATGAACCGGTGACGGTAGCCCTCGATGGGCACCCGCATCGGATGGACCCGGTAGACGTTCTCGTAGAACATCCTCCCCAGCCGGTCGTCGGGGTTGTCCGCAACCTGGTTCAGCTCGTTGAGGATGACGCCGCGCTGCGTCTCGACATCGGAGTCTGGAAGCGACGGAGACTGGATGAAGTCGGAGAGCAGATCGAACGCGACGTCCGCGTGATCGGAAGGAGCCGTGACGAAATAGCGGGAATGATCGCGCGCCGTGTACGCGTTCGACACGTTCCCGAGGGTCTCGACGAGGTCGTCGATCTCCTCGCGGGAGCGCTTCGCGGTTCCGTCGTCGATGACGTGCTCGAGGAAGTGGGAGATGCCGGTTCCGAGCCACTCGCCCTCGTGGATCGTCCCGGCGCGCACCGTCACATGCAGCGAGAAGATCGGCGCGCGCCGGTCCTCGACGAGGAGCAGCGTGACGCCGTTCTCAAGCCGTGTTCTGACGAGCTCGGATGCTCGCGACTTTCTCTTCAAAGGCTTGGATCTCGTCCTGGTTGGTCAGCACACCGATCTCGGTCTCGAAGTGACGCCTGCCGCCGACCTCGAGGAACTGGAGCGTCCCGCGTTCCCGCTCCCTTGCTCGCCCCTCGACATGGCAGTTCGCCGGCTCGATCCCGACGACGTACACGCCTTCGGACATCATCTTCCACTCGACCAGATTCGGGAACTGGCTCTTGTGGTAGCGGACGTAGACGCCGATTCCCTTGCCGTCTCCGAACCGCTTGTTGACGAGCGCCACCCAGACGTGCCGGTTATCGTCCTCGATGACGTCGTGGTAGAAGACCTGCTCCTGGTAGCCCGCCACGGGCGCGTGGAAGCGGAAGCGCTCATGCATACCGGGCTCCGCCACGGCATCGCGCGGCGTCGACTTGTGAACCGGGACCAGCAGTTCGGAGCCATCGTCCAACACCGGGAACCCGATGTTGATGTGGTAGAGGTACATGAACGGCGAATCCGTGGGTCCCACGTTCTCGACGATATCGGAGATGAAGAGCCGGTTCTCGCCCATCTTCGCTGTCACGTTGCGGGTCACGCTGAAGTCGTACCGGCGGGGATTCGTGTCGCGCATCTGCCCCTGCGCCGACATGACGAACTGATTGCCCTCCCAACGTCCATCGGCATGGACGCGCTTCGCCGGTTGGTTGGCGATCCGTCCGTGATGCCCGAGGACCTCCCCGTCGTCCTCGTTGGGCGTCCCGACGTTCCCCAAACCGCAAGTCGTCAGCAAGCCGCCGAAGAAACTCTTCCGCCATCCGGTTCCTACGCCGTCGTAGAACTCCGGCGCAACGATTCCGCTGCCCGACCGCCACACCAAAGGCGTGCCCCGATAGTCGGCAGCGGCGATATCCATCGCGCGACTCGGAACGACGGTGAAGGTCAGTCCTGCCCCGGTGCGGAACTCGATGACCTCGACGCCCTTCTCGTTCCCTTCCGTGAGAAATGACCGCTGGACGCCAGCGATCTGCGAGATGTCACCGACGCGCCGCATCAGATCGGCTTTCGTCCATTCGGACCCAAACAGCTTCGTCATTTTGGTCTCCATCGCGGCAACAATCCCAAGTCGGCGGGTCCACCCCCGTCCCGCCGTCGTTCAGCCGCGCCAGTAAGTCGCCACGAGCGTCAGCCCGCCCAGAGCCCAGCAGTAGTACGCGAACGGATCGAACTTACCTCTGCGCGCCAAGCGCATCAGAACCGCGATCGATGCGAGTCCGACCACGAACGCCGCACCCATACCCACCAACACCGGCGGCAGTTCCGCGCTCGCGATGTTCGTGATGTTCCTCATATCGAGAGCAGTCGCGGCAAGTATCGCCGGGATCGAGAGCAAGAACGAGAACCGCGCAGCGGCTTCCGCCTGTACCCCAACCAGCATGGCGGCGCAGATGGTCGTGCCGGAACGCGAGATGCCCGGCAACGCAGCGATCCCCTGACCGACGCCGATTGATAGCGCCTGACGCCCTCGGATGCCTTCGAGCCCCAGCCGAGCGCGCGATAGCCGAGGAGCGACGAACAGCATCGTCCCAGTGACGAGCAGCATCGCACCGACGAACGCTGGCGTTTCGAACGCGCTCTCGATGCCCTTCCGGATGCCCAAGCCGATGATCCCCGTTGGAACCATGGCTAGGAGCAGATACAACGCGATGCGTGTCTGTTTGCGGTCCCGCAAGACTCCCGCCACGAGCGCCGCCAAGTCGCGCCGCATGTAGACAACCACCGCGAACAGCGTCGCCACGTGAAGCAGGATGTCGAACGTCAGGTTCTCGGCGCCCCCAAGCCCGAACAGATGCTGGGCGATGACCAGGTGGCCCGAGCTGCTGATCGGAAGGAACTCGGTCATGCCTTGAACGAAACCCAGTGATGCCGCTTCGATGATCGTCACTCATCACCCATGTCGTGGATGGGCTGTCTCAGCCGGTTACCTATACCTCGAGGATGACCGGAAGCACGAGCGGTCGTCGATCCGTCCGCTTCGTGAAGAACCGCCTTAGGGCGACCCGAACCGTCTCCTGAACGGTCTCCTGCTCCGACCGTTCCTCGGCATTCAGTGCGGCGACCGCCTCTCGGACGCGTTCCTTCGCGTCTTCGATGAGGTCCTCGGACTCGTCCACGTAGACGAATCCGCGTGAGACGAGGTCGGGACCGGCGACGATCTCCCCGGACTGCTGGTTCATCACGACGACGACGAGAACCATGCCGTCCTCGGAAAGCTGCTGGCGGTCGCGAAGCACGATCTCCTCGACATTATCCAGCAACTTCCCGTCCACGAGAATCCGTCCCGCCTGCACGGTCTCGCCGATCTCGCACGTCTCGCGCGTCAGCCGGATCTGCTGCCCATCCTCGACCACGAGCACGCGGGAAGGCGGCATTCCGACATCCTCCGCCAGTCGCGCATGGCGCACCAACTGACGGTACTCGCCGTGGATCGGGATGAAGAACTTCGGCCTCACCAGGTCGAGCATCAGCTTCAGGTCCTCCTGCGAGCCGTGCCCAGACACGTGGATGCCGGCGGCGGGCCCATAGTAGACGTCAGCGCCCCGTCGGTACAGGTGGTTCACCAGCCTGCCGACGTCGCGCTCATGCCCTGGGATGATCCGCGCCGAGATGACCATCGTGTCGCCAGGTGCAATCTTCAGGCGCGCGTGGCTGTCGTTCGCCATCAGCGCCAACGCCGACAGCGGTTCGCCTTGGCTGCCGGTTGTCAGGACCATGCTTCGCTCGGGGGGCAGGTCGCCCAGGTCGCGGATATCGACCAGGACGCCCGCAGGAACGCGAAGGTAGCCGAGCTCCGACGCGATCTTGATGTTGTTGACCATGTTCCGGCCGGTCGTCCCGATGCACCGGTTGAACTCGACGGCGAGGTCGACGAACTGCTGGATGCGGTAGAGGCTCGATGAGAAGGTCGAGACGATGAGCCTGCCTCGCGCTGACCGGAAGATGCGCTCGAGTGCCGGCAAGATGGAGCGTTCCGACGGTGTGTGCCCGGGCCGCTCGACGTTCGTGCTGTCCGACAGGAGGAGCGTGACGCCCCTCTCGCCCAGTTGGGCGAACCTGCCGATGTCCGGGCGCTCAAGCCCGGCCGGCTCGTGGTCGAACTTGAAGTCCGCCGTGTGGACGATGGTTCCGGCAGGCGTATGCAGAGAGATCGCCAAGACCCCGGGGATGCTGTGCGACATCTGAAGGAACTCGCATTCCACAGCCCCGAAGACGAGGCGAGACGTCCGGTCGATCTCGCGTAGGTCCGCCTTCGAAAGAACGCCGTACTCCTGCAGACGGCTGCTCGCCAGCGCGAGAGTCAAGCGCGCGCCGTACACGGGTACGTCGACGTGCTGCAGGAGATGCGCCAGACCTCCGATATGGTCTTCGTGGCCGTGCGTCAGCAGAACCGCACGGAGGTTGTCGCGCTTCTCGATGAGGTAGGTGATGTCCGGCAGGACGAAATCGACGCCGAGCATGTTGGAGTCGGGGAACATCATGCCGGCGTCGATGACGATCAGGTCGTCGCCGCATTCGACGAGCATCATGTTCATGCCGAACTCGCCGAGCCCGCCGAGCGGCGTCAGCACCACGCTGTGCGATGTCTCAGTCTGAGGAATCGGTGTCCTCCCGTTCGATCCTCGGCGTCGTCAGCCGACCACCAGGTTCAGCAGCTTGTTCTGGACGAAGATGACCTTGCGGATCGTCTTGCCTTCGAGATGGCGTCGCACGTTCTCGTCGGCTAAGCCCGCTGCCTTGGCGTCCTCCTCAGACGCTCCGGTCGGCAGCTCGACCCGCGCTCGCAGCCGGCCGTTCACCTGCACGACCAGCGTCACGGTATCGACCTCCAGCGCCGACGGATCGACCGTGGGCCATCCCGCCGTCAGGATGCTGCCGGAGAACCCCAGAGACGACCACAGCTCTTCTGCGACATGCGGTGCAAAGGGTCCGAGGAGGCGCGGCAAGGCTTCCAGCGCCTCGCGCACCAAGGCTCGCGCGTTGTCGCCGAACGGCGGTTTCCAGTCCTGTAGATGGTTCACGAGCTCCATCGTCGCTGCGATGGCGGTGTTGAACTTGAAGCGTTCCTCGATATCCGTCGTGACGCGCTGGATCGTCGTGTGCGTCGTGCGGCGGAGCGCTTTCTCCTCATCGGTCAATGACGACAGATCGGGCGCGGAGCCGGCAGCCGCCGCATGGGGTCTCAGGTCCTCGAACGTGCGCCAAAGCCGGTTCAGGAATCGGAAGCATCCCTCGACTCCCTGGTCGTTCCATTCCAGGTCGAGCTCCGGCGGGGCGGCGAACAGCGAGAAGAGACGTGCCGTGTCCGCGCCGTATCGCGTCACGAAGTCGTCCGGAGATACGGAGTTCCCCTGCGACTTGGACATCTTCGCGCCGTCCTTGGTGACCATGCCCTGCGTGAAGAGCCGCTCGAACGGCTCGTCGCACGGCGACAGACCGAGGTCGTAGAGGACCTTCGTGACAAAGCGCGCATAGAGCAGGTGCAGGATGGCGTGCTCGATCCCGCCGACGTACTGATCGACCGGCATCCAATACTTCGCGGCGTCGCGGTCGAAGACGCCGTTCTCGTGCCGAGGCGACGTGAAGCGCAGGAAGTACCACGACGAATCGACGAACGTCGCCATCGTGTCCGTCTCGCGTCGGGCAGGCTTGCCGGTTCGGGGCGACACGACATTGACGAACCCGGCGTGGCGCGCCAGCGGGTTGGCTCCCTTGCCGGTGAACTCGACGTCGCGCGGATGCTGCACGGGCAGATCGTCCTCGGGAACCGGCGTCAGCGAGCCGTCGTCCTCGTAGATAACGGGGATTGGGACGCCCCAGTACCGCTGGCGGCTGATGAGCCAGTCGCGCAGCCGATAGTTGACGGTGCGCTCGCCCCAGCCCTTCTCGGCAAGATAGGCGGTGATCCGCTGCATGGCATCGCGATTCGGCACGCCGTCGAACGGTCCCGAATGCGCTTGCACGCCGTCATCGACATAGGCTGCGGTCATCGATGCCGGGTCGAGATCCGCGTCCTCAGGTTGGATGACGACCTTGACCGCCAAACCGTACTTCCGCGCGAACTCGAAGTCCCGCTGATCGTGCGCGGGAACCGCCATCACGGCTCCCGTGCCGTACTCCATCAGCGCGTAGTTGGCGACCCAGAGCGGGACCCGGTCGCCGTTCAGTGGGTTGATGACATGGAACCCCGTGAAGACGCCCTCCTTCTCCGTCCCTTCCGCCGTGCGCATGTCCACCGTCTGGGCCCGCAGGCGGTTGACGAACGGCATGACGCGGTCGGCTTCCGGCGACTTCGCGATCAGCTCGTCGATCAGCGGGTGCTCCGGCGCCAGCGACATGAAGGTCACGCCGTAGACCGTATCGGGTCGCGTCGTGAATACGGGCAGCGTTTCGCCGGTCGATTCGACGACGAAGTCGATGCGCGCGCCTTCGGATCGCCCGATCCAGTTCCTCTGCTGCTGGATGACTCGCTCGGGCCAGCCGGTCAGTCGGTCCAGATCATTCAGAAGGCGTTCCGCATAGGCAGTGATGCGCAGATACCACTGGTCCAGACGCCGCTTGACGACGGGTGCGCCGGTTCGCCACCCCTTGCCGTCGATCACCTCCTCGTTCGCCAGGACCGTCTCATCGACGGGGTCCCAGTTGACAAGTCCGCCGCGACGGTAGGCGATGCCCATCTCCAGCATTCGCAGGACGATCCACT includes:
- a CDS encoding ribonuclease J, which codes for MNMMLVECGDDLIVIDAGMMFPDSNMLGVDFVLPDITYLIEKRDNLRAVLLTHGHEDHIGGLAHLLQHVDVPVYGARLTLALASSRLQEYGVLSKADLREIDRTSRLVFGAVECEFLQMSHSIPGVLAISLHTPAGTIVHTADFKFDHEPAGLERPDIGRFAQLGERGVTLLLSDSTNVERPGHTPSERSILPALERIFRSARGRLIVSTFSSSLYRIQQFVDLAVEFNRCIGTTGRNMVNNIKIASELGYLRVPAGVLVDIRDLGDLPPERSMVLTTGSQGEPLSALALMANDSHARLKIAPGDTMVISARIIPGHERDVGRLVNHLYRRGADVYYGPAAGIHVSGHGSQEDLKLMLDLVRPKFFIPIHGEYRQLVRHARLAEDVGMPPSRVLVVEDGQQIRLTRETCEIGETVQAGRILVDGKLLDNVEEIVLRDRQQLSEDGMVLVVVVMNQQSGEIVAGPDLVSRGFVYVDESEDLIEDAKERVREAVAALNAEERSEQETVQETVRVALRRFFTKRTDRRPLVLPVILEV
- a CDS encoding insulinase family protein, whose amino-acid sequence is MKRKSRASELVRTRLENGVTLLLVEDRRAPIFSLHVTVRAGTIHEGEWLGTGISHFLEHVIDDGTAKRSREEIDDLVETLGNVSNAYTARDHSRYFVTAPSDHADVAFDLLSDFIQSPSLPDSDVETQRGVILNELNQVADNPDDRLGRMFYENVYRVHPMRVPIEGYRHRFMTLTRDDLAEYHRRTYVPQNIVVSVVGDLDIARTQRRLGSLWGRMEPAAWLPPAIPTEPAQVGAREDVREGPVELGYGIIGYRAQPFGHQSSAALFLAALALGGSESSMLYQELKESREAAHSVNAWTEMQPSSDSLLGVSFSADPSQMDTVLDGVLESMERLSRDGINQAALETARAIAEAEALFRSETIEDEAATLGYHELLTGDAHYNERFLDRVRAVTADEVRCAVASLRDESRTYVALVPKTTSRPRAPRVRPANGIAKASLHRLDNGLRIVVQEDRSRPIAFVGAFFAGGVYRETSLTNGVSRLTAHGALRGTRTRALAAIARAVESRGGILEAVSGNQSVGFGMSLLSRDLPDGMTILADVAREPTFDEREIEALKRETLAIIRSASEDAFDVAYRRLIAEFFAHHPYRHVPEGSPESIQSLTADDCRRFHSRFVQPNNGVVSVVGDVDTDDVLSQLERLFGRWQSGPMPDARTLMPRRSREIRLFERRDMAQTILCVGYPGVAFLHPDADALHVLQAALAGLNYPGGRLYKELRGSQLVYEVSAEHQAGIDTGMLHIYAATTDEQLPRVVAALDETVEDLRRNGLSDEEFERVRRMCLADFFVHLQTNEERAYRRGLDELYGLGYNFIEGFTGRVYAVTPDDVQRAAQTYLRRNERVVSIVGKTPSRRRAARNV
- a CDS encoding undecaprenyl-diphosphate phosphatase: MTIIEAASLGFVQGMTEFLPISSSGHLVIAQHLFGLGGAENLTFDILLHVATLFAVVVYMRRDLAALVAGVLRDRKQTRIALYLLLAMVPTGIIGLGIRKGIESAFETPAFVGAMLLVTGTMLFVAPRLSRARLGLEGIRGRQALSIGVGQGIAALPGISRSGTTICAAMLVGVQAEAAARFSFLLSIPAILAATALDMRNITNIASAELPPVLVGMGAAFVVGLASIAVLMRLARRGKFDPFAYYCWALGGLTLVATYWRG
- a CDS encoding DUF4432 family protein; translated protein: METKMTKLFGSEWTKADLMRRVGDISQIAGVQRSFLTEGNEKGVEVIEFRTGAGLTFTVVPSRAMDIAAADYRGTPLVWRSGSGIVAPEFYDGVGTGWRKSFFGGLLTTCGLGNVGTPNEDDGEVLGHHGRIANQPAKRVHADGRWEGNQFVMSAQGQMRDTNPRRYDFSVTRNVTAKMGENRLFISDIVENVGPTDSPFMYLYHINIGFPVLDDGSELLVPVHKSTPRDAVAEPGMHERFRFHAPVAGYQEQVFYHDVIEDDNRHVWVALVNKRFGDGKGIGVYVRYHKSQFPNLVEWKMMSEGVYVVGIEPANCHVEGRARERERGTLQFLEVGGRRHFETEIGVLTNQDEIQAFEEKVASIRARQNTA
- a CDS encoding leucine--tRNA ligase yields the protein MPDYDFTSIETRWQKRWADTEAFRVDEDPRKPKFYLLEMFPYPSGYLHMGHVRNYVLGDVLARYKATQGYAVLHPMGWDALGLPAENAAIERGAHPASLTADNIAYMKRQFGQLGISYDWKRELSTHHPGYYRWTQWIVLRMLEMGIAYRRGGLVNWDPVDETVLANEEVIDGKGWRTGAPVVKRRLDQWYLRITAYAERLLNDLDRLTGWPERVIQQQRNWIGRSEGARIDFVVESTGETLPVFTTRPDTVYGVTFMSLAPEHPLIDELIAKSPEADRVMPFVNRLRAQTVDMRTAEGTEKEGVFTGFHVINPLNGDRVPLWVANYALMEYGTGAVMAVPAHDQRDFEFARKYGLAVKVVIQPEDADLDPASMTAAYVDDGVQAHSGPFDGVPNRDAMQRITAYLAEKGWGERTVNYRLRDWLISRQRYWGVPIPVIYEDDGSLTPVPEDDLPVQHPRDVEFTGKGANPLARHAGFVNVVSPRTGKPARRETDTMATFVDSSWYFLRFTSPRHENGVFDRDAAKYWMPVDQYVGGIEHAILHLLYARFVTKVLYDLGLSPCDEPFERLFTQGMVTKDGAKMSKSQGNSVSPDDFVTRYGADTARLFSLFAAPPELDLEWNDQGVEGCFRFLNRLWRTFEDLRPHAAAAGSAPDLSSLTDEEKALRRTTHTTIQRVTTDIEERFKFNTAIAATMELVNHLQDWKPPFGDNARALVREALEALPRLLGPFAPHVAEELWSSLGFSGSILTAGWPTVDPSALEVDTVTLVVQVNGRLRARVELPTGASEEDAKAAGLADENVRRHLEGKTIRKVIFVQNKLLNLVVG